The region AGATGGGGTAAGGCTTGCCGGCCAAGCCCTGGCCCCAGCCGATTTCGCTGTTCAGGCCCAGGGTGATCTTGTTGGTGATCGGGATGTATTCCTGATACTGCACATTGGCGCGGCCGTACTGCGCATCACCAAAAGTGCTCAGTTCCAGGTTGACCCGGGCGAAGCGGCCGACCGTGGGCGAGATGATGCTGTCGCGGTTGTCGCGGGCCCAGCCGATGGTGAAGGGCCACTCCGAGCTGTCCTTGCCGAACTGGCGGCCGTACAGCAAATAGCTATTGGGCAGACCGGCCGTCGTGCTCATGCGGGTACGGGCATAGCCGAAGCCGAAGAACACGGTGTCGATTTCCGAGAAGGGCACACCGAAGCGAATCGAGCCGCCGTGGGTGATCAGCTCGTACTGCTCGCCCAAGGTGTTGATCGGCTTTTGGGTCCGATAGAACACGTCGAAGGAGCGCGAGATGCCGTCCACCGTGAAGTAGGGATCGGTCTCGCTGATCACCAGCGCGCGGCCGGTCGATGCGGTATTGACTTGGATGCCCAGGGAATGGCCGGAACCGAAAATATTGTCCTGCTGGATCGAGCCGGTCAGCGACAGCTTTTGCTGGCTGGAGTAACCCGCGCCGACCATGATGTTGCCAGTGGGGCGCTCCACCACGGTCAGCAACACGTCCACTTGGTCTTGGGTGCCGGGCACTTCCTGGGTGTCGATGGTCACTTCACCTTGCTTGAAGTAGCCCAGACGCTCAACCCGGTCTTTCGAAGCCTTGATGCGCTGGCCGTCGTACCAGGCCGATTCGAACTGGCGGAATTCGCGGCGGATCACTTCGTCCCGCGTGCGGGTGTTGCCGCCGATGATGACCTTGCGCACATAAACGCGGCGCGCCGGGTCACCGGTGAAGGTAACCACGACCTGGCCGGTCGCCTTGTCGATTTCGGGCCGGCTGTCGACCCGCGCAAAGGCGTAGCCGAAAGTGCCGTAGTAATCGCTGAACAAGCGTGTGGTCTGAGCCACGGCCTCGCCTTGATAGGGCTGGCCGGGCTTGAGCTGAATCAGGCGCTTGAAGTCTTCCTCGCGGCCCAGGAACTCACCTTCGAGCTTGACGGCCGTGACGGTATAGGGCTGACCCTCATTGACCGTGATGGCCACGCTGATGCTTTGCTTGTCCGGCGAAATCGTCACCTGGGTGGAGGTGACGGCGAACTCCAAATAGCCGCGATTCAGGTAGTAGGAGCGCAGCGTTTCCAAGTCAGCATTGAGCTTGGAGCGCGAGTAGCGGTCGGTCTTGGTGTACCAAGTCAGCCAGCCCGAGGTGGTCTGCTCCATCAGGCCCAGCAGCGTGCTCTCGGAGAACACCTTGGAGCCGAGGATGCGCACCTCACCGATCTTGGCGGGCTCGCCCTCGGTCACAGCGAAGCTGACGTTGACGCGGTTGCGCTCCAGCGGCGT is a window of Paucibacter sp. KCTC 42545 DNA encoding:
- the bamA gene encoding outer membrane protein assembly factor BamA, which codes for MSSFLRRIGAPKRASILTLALVATLQSGAAWAVDPFVIKDIRVEGLNRTDPGTVFASLPFRIGDTYNDDKGAAALRALFATGLFKDVRINIDGSSAVVIIEERPIIANVSFVGLKEFDTEALTKSLKDVGIGEGKPFDKALADRAEQELKRQYLTRSLYGAEVTTTITPLERNRVNVSFAVTEGEPAKIGEVRILGSKVFSESTLLGLMEQTTSGWLTWYTKTDRYSRSKLNADLETLRSYYLNRGYLEFAVTSTQVTISPDKQSISVAITVNEGQPYTVTAVKLEGEFLGREEDFKRLIQLKPGQPYQGEAVAQTTRLFSDYYGTFGYAFARVDSRPEIDKATGQVVVTFTGDPARRVYVRKVIIGGNTRTRDEVIRREFRQFESAWYDGQRIKASKDRVERLGYFKQGEVTIDTQEVPGTQDQVDVLLTVVERPTGNIMVGAGYSSQQKLSLTGSIQQDNIFGSGHSLGIQVNTASTGRALVISETDPYFTVDGISRSFDVFYRTQKPINTLGEQYELITHGGSIRFGVPFSEIDTVFFGFGYARTRMSTTAGLPNSYLLYGRQFGKDSSEWPFTIGWARDNRDSIISPTVGRFARVNLELSTFGDAQYGRANVQYQEYIPITNKITLGLNSEIGWGQGLAGKPYPIFKNFYAGGLGSVRVFEAGSLGPVDVTGSYSGGNRRININAELYLPVPGGGNDKTFRFFGFVDAGNVWGPQEKVDFDSFRSSAGVGLSWISPMGPLRLSYGSPMRKKPTDRIEKFQFQIGNAF